The region TGAAACCCACCAGGAACACCCGATCGCTTTGCGTGTGGTATTTGGCCGTGGCCTTGCCGACAAAGTCTTCGATCAGCCTGGCGCTGCGTTGCAAGTCGGCGGTCTCGCCATTGTAATCGCCGTCACCCGCGGTCTTTGTAAACCAGCGATAGCCGTTCGGGTCCACCGGCATCGGCGCACGCGCCGACAGGTAAGTCCAGCTGGAAGGTAACGCGTCCTTGATACCAAACAGGTCTTCCTCGTTGCTGCCGAACCCGTGCAGGAAAATCACCAACGGTTGGTTGCGTGAATCGCTCTGCGTCTGTTCCAGGTACGCCAACGGCAAGTCGGTGTGCAGCGTGGCATCGGCATGGGCGACACCGGCCATCAGGGTCAGCGCCAGGGCAAACAGCTTGAACATGGGGAAGTTTCCTCAGGGTTTGCGCAACAAATAAGTGTCCATGATCCAACCATTTTCCAGGCGTGCGGCCTTGCGCACCCGTTCGATTTCTTCAGCCACGTCACTGACTTTGCCGCTGATCAGGATTTCGTCCGGTGTGCCCAGGTAGGCGCCCCAGTAGATATCCAGGTCTTGATCAGCCACGGTACGGTAGGAATCTTTGGCATCGAGCATCACCACCAACGTGTCCGCATCACTCGCCTGCCCCGCCGCCAACCGGCGCCCGGTGGTAATCTCGATGGAGCGGCCAATGCGATTCAGCGGCACCTTGTGCTGGGCCGCCAGGGCCTGCACGCTGGTGATGCCGGGTATCACTTCGAACTCAAACGCACAGTGGCCACTGGCGAGGATCGCCTGCAGGATACGGATGGTGCTGTCGTACAACGCAGGGTCGCCCCAGGCCAGGAAGGCGCCTACTTCGCCATCCGCCATGTGCTCATTGATCATGCGCTCGAAGGTGTGTTGCTTGTCGCGGTTGAGGTCCTGCACGGCGGTGGTGTAGTCGATGTCGCCGCGCACGCGCTCGGGGCAGTCGGCCTCGACGAAGCGGTAGCCGGGCTC is a window of Pseudomonas antarctica DNA encoding:
- a CDS encoding alpha/beta hydrolase, with product MFKLFALALTLMAGVAHADATLHTDLPLAYLEQTQSDSRNQPLVIFLHGFGSNEEDLFGIKDALPSSWTYLSARAPMPVDPNGYRWFTKTAGDGDYNGETADLQRSARLIEDFVGKATAKYHTQSDRVFLVGFSQGAIMSYEVGLRQPELVRGIAALSGSVLPVLKAELKPNESLGKLAIFIGHGTLDQALPYVSATRANEVLVGLGLKPEFHGYPGMPHTVSEAEVQDLKAWLEKTLK
- the cobF gene encoding precorrin-6A synthase (deacetylating) produces the protein MKRILIIGIGAGNPDYITMQAVKALNRTDVFFLMDKGQSKDKLIDLRREICETYITEPGYRFVEADCPERVRGDIDYTTAVQDLNRDKQHTFERMINEHMADGEVGAFLAWGDPALYDSTIRILQAILASGHCAFEFEVIPGITSVQALAAQHKVPLNRIGRSIEITTGRRLAAGQASDADTLVVMLDAKDSYRTVADQDLDIYWGAYLGTPDEILISGKVSDVAEEIERVRKAARLENGWIMDTYLLRKP